A portion of the Leptidea sinapis chromosome 13, ilLepSina1.1, whole genome shotgun sequence genome contains these proteins:
- the LOC126967570 gene encoding uncharacterized protein LOC126967570 — MRRMAFRPALWALALLSTLAPSYGDGNIGCLFSPSLCLEGVEWCYDDFAFGKCIPIYENDLEEDSLFRYDMGSAQLQWFEGELQRLATRGYRWEHAYTQCVLQSMLYALKQKLDPENLDSKICDNYVDSKLNNAPGIMDDDKNIEPDETAYIRFMPNSPLVVDSNYANEVYNPLGIEDDPTPYILQEGPGFDIADNEELSNKLTDAIVNEMDTAVPLVPFSGFRERLRAERARSNMDDIDLDEYKDKEKKSVQQSKTEPSTGTNEFSDEERLGAHFRKYKTKPPPYTAEYLTGNRYSPLDDEVRSNALEKYRQSFAAKNFPFEYENPGDMPESRIYFDEDGMDDDILESG; from the exons ATGCGCCGGATGGCGTTTCGTCCAGCTCTTTGGGCGCTAGCGCTGCTGAGTACGCTGGCGCCCTCATACGGCGATGGCAACAtag ggTGTCTATTTAGCCCTAGTCTATGCTTAGAGGGCGTGGAATGGTGCTACGATG ACTTTGCATTTGGCAAATGCATTCCAATATATGAAAATGATCTCGAAGAAGATTCGCTCTTTCG ATATGATATGGGATCAGCTCAACTACAATGGTTCGAGGGAGAGCTCCAAAGACTCGCAACTCGCGGATACAGATGGGAGCACGCCTACACCCAGTGTGTCCTACAGAGTATGCTGTACGCCTTGAAGCAGAAACT ggATCCGGAGAATTTGGACTCTAAGATCTGCGACAATTATGTTGATTCAAAATTGAATAACGCCCCCGGAATAATGGACGATGATAAAAAT attgaACCTGATGAAACTGCCTATATACGGTTCATGCCAAATTCTCCATTAGTAGTTGATTCCAACTATGCAAACGAGGTTTATAACCCCCTAGGAATAGAAGATGATCCAACGCCTTATATACTACAAGAAg GCCCAGGTTTTGACATCGCTGATAATGAAGAGCTTAGCAATAAACTAACTGATGCAATTGTAAATGAAATGGATACAGCAGTTCCTTTAGTCCCATTCAGCGGATTTCGTGAACGACTTCGAGCTGAAAGAGCGAGATCTAATATGGACGATATAGATCTTGATGAGTACAAAGATAAAGAGAAGAAATCAGTACAGCAAAGCAAGACTGAGCCTAGCACCGGTACTAATGAATTCTCCGATGAAGAAAGACTTGGCGCTCATTTTCGGAAATACAAGACTAAACCTCCACCATACACAGCGGAATATTTGACTGGTAATAGATACTCGCCTTTAGACGACGAAGTGCGTTCCAACGCTTTAGAAAAATACAGACAAAGCTTCGCAGCAAAGAATTTTCCATTTGAATATGAAAATCCCGGAGATATGCCTGAGTCCAGAATTTATTTTGACGAAGATGGTATGGATGATGACATACTAGAATCAGGTTGA